The sequence TGGCGCCGTTCTGGGCAGGCGAAATCATCCGCATCTTCTCGGTCATCATGCTTCTCGCCAATCGCGGTGCCGTCAACGTGCTGCTGCGGGAGATCGGCCTGACCGAGCGTCCGATCCAGATGCTCTACACCTCGTTTTCGATCAGCTTCGGCCTGGTCTACATGGTCTGTCTCTACATGCTGCTGCCGCTCTATTCGGCGATCGAGAAGATCCCGAAGTCGCTACTCGACGCCTCGGCGGATCTCGGCGCGGGGCCGTTCACGCGCTTCCGCCGCATCATCCTGCCGCTTTCGCGCGATGGCATCGTGTCGGGATGCTCGCTGGTCTTCCTCACCTGCATGGGTGTGTTCGCCGCTCCCATTCTTCTCGGCGGGCCGACCACCAGCATGTTCTCCGAGACGATCAGCAGCTTCTTCCACGGCGCCAGCAGCCGTTGGCCGGCCGGTGCCGCCTTCGCGATGATCATGCTTGCCGCATCCCTCGTCACCGTAGGTCTGTTCATGCGGGTCGTCGGCGGCTCGAAGCAAAGGACATTCTGATGCGCGCCATGTTTCACGATTGGCCGGGACTGGCTCTGAAGTCCTTCTACTGGCTGTTTGTCCTGTACCTGTTTCTGCCGCTGTCGCTGATGGTGGCGGTCAGCTTCAAGGATGCGAGCTTCATTTCGTTCCCGCTCGGTAACCTGACGATCGACTGGTATGCCAAGGTTATCAAGGACAAGCAGTTCCTGGACGCTTGCCTCTACACGATCATGATCGCCGCGGCGACGACCGCCATCGCGACGGTCATCGGCGTCTGGATCGCGATGCTGATCGGGTCGCTGCGGGGCGCCGCTCAATACGTGGCCTTTGCCGTCGCCTGCCTCCCGGCCGTCGTGCCGGGCATGATCTCGGCGATTTCGCTGCGCATCTTCATCACCACCATCGACCTGCCGACCGGCACGGTCGCCATCATCCTCGGCCACGTCGTCCACGCGGTGCCCTTCGTGGTGGTCATGGTGCTGACGCGGCTGCGCTCGATGCCAGGCAATCTCGTCGATGCCGCCCGCGATCTCGGTGCCGACAGCATCGTCACCTTCTTCCGCGTCACGCTCCCCTACCTCGGACCGGCCATCTTCGGCGGCATGATCTTCTGCCTGCTGCTGTCGAGCGATGACTTCGTCCGCACCTTCTTCCTCGGCGGGTATCGCCCGACGCTGCCGATGCTGATCTTCGCCCGCGTGCAGTCCGGCATGTCTCCGGAAATCAACGTCATGGCGACGCTCGTCCTGGTCGTGACCGCCGTGGTCGGGCTCTACGCAGAATATCTCACACGTCGTTCGAGGATCCGCTGATGCAACCGGTTGTTCAGTTCGAAAATGTCCGCAAGAGCTTCGGCAGTTTTGTCGCCGTCGATAATCTCAACCTCAACATCGAACGCGGCAAGTTCGTCACCCTGCTCGGCCCCTCCGGCTGCGGCAAGTCGACGACGCTGCGCATGCTCGGCGGGTTCGAAACGCCGACGGAGGGCCGCATTCTGCTCTCCGGCCGCGACGTGACAATGGTTCCGCCGAACCGGCGCAACGTCAACATCGTGTTCCAGGATTACGCGCTGTTCCCGCACATGTCGGTCGCAAAGAACATCGCCTTCGGCCTGGAGCTGAAGGGCGTCGACCAGAAACAGATCCAGAGGCGTGTCTCCGAACTCCTGGAACTCGTGCAACTGCAGGATTTTGCCGGCCGCCTCCCGTCCGAGCTGTCGGGCGGCCAACGTCAGCGTGTTGCGCTCATGCGCGCCTTGGCGCCGGATCCCGATGTTCTGCTTCTGGACGAGCCGCTCTCGGCGCTTGACGCCAAGCTTCGCCAGACCATGCAGATCGAGCTCAAGGCGATCCAGGAACAGACGGGCAAGACCTTCATGTTCGTGACCCACGACCAGGAAGAGGCGCTCACCATGTCGGATACGATCGTGGTCATGAACAATGGCCGGATCGAGCAGATGGGCGATCCGGCGAGCCTCTACAAGCGGCCCGGTTCCGCCTTCGTGGCGACCTTCCTCGGCGAAACCAATCTGTTGCAGTCGGATGTCGTCGGCACCGAAGCCGGCGAAGCGGCGGTGCGGTGGAACGGCATGACGATCAAGGCGTCGGCC comes from Ensifer sp. PDNC004 and encodes:
- a CDS encoding ABC transporter permease produces the protein MAVGTHAAGGGIPVRAAHMKYSTGVARVINSPLYRYTLGAVAEWRYGRILLLAGVPVAWMLMMHIGPIYEMLRISLLSSYPPQPGVEAEFTFDNYALFFSEKLYWMPLLRSFIYASIATAVTLVVVYPVAYYVAKVVATGNRSRALLLLLAPFWAGEIIRIFSVIMLLANRGAVNVLLREIGLTERPIQMLYTSFSISFGLVYMVCLYMLLPLYSAIEKIPKSLLDASADLGAGPFTRFRRIILPLSRDGIVSGCSLVFLTCMGVFAAPILLGGPTTSMFSETISSFFHGASSRWPAGAAFAMIMLAASLVTVGLFMRVVGGSKQRTF
- a CDS encoding ABC transporter ATP-binding protein, which codes for MQPVVQFENVRKSFGSFVAVDNLNLNIERGKFVTLLGPSGCGKSTTLRMLGGFETPTEGRILLSGRDVTMVPPNRRNVNIVFQDYALFPHMSVAKNIAFGLELKGVDQKQIQRRVSELLELVQLQDFAGRLPSELSGGQRQRVALMRALAPDPDVLLLDEPLSALDAKLRQTMQIELKAIQEQTGKTFMFVTHDQEEALTMSDTIVVMNNGRIEQMGDPASLYKRPGSAFVATFLGETNLLQSDVVGTEAGEAAVRWNGMTIKASAGALSPKAGDAIYVVLRPEAIQCSAQEPGVANRIRGRIRQRVFKGNHTSLKVEIGEGHLLNALVHPSEVEGLSRDDIWVGWSSEATTLIPARNAA
- a CDS encoding ABC transporter permease, yielding MRAMFHDWPGLALKSFYWLFVLYLFLPLSLMVAVSFKDASFISFPLGNLTIDWYAKVIKDKQFLDACLYTIMIAAATTAIATVIGVWIAMLIGSLRGAAQYVAFAVACLPAVVPGMISAISLRIFITTIDLPTGTVAIILGHVVHAVPFVVVMVLTRLRSMPGNLVDAARDLGADSIVTFFRVTLPYLGPAIFGGMIFCLLLSSDDFVRTFFLGGYRPTLPMLIFARVQSGMSPEINVMATLVLVVTAVVGLYAEYLTRRSRIR